In a genomic window of Aeromicrobium panaciterrae:
- a CDS encoding methyltransferase domain-containing protein, which yields MSWDPSHYLQFADDRSRPFLDLVARIQGEPRSIVDLGCGPGQLTAVLRTRWPEATIHGVDSSPEMIERANADNQDGAASYEVADVATWAPGGEVDAIVSNALFQWVPDQLAVIERLSSSVAPGGTFALQVPFNYTGPSHTLLHEISSRGPYASHTEDLHGDRGTPPEAYLELFSNLGWQVDVWETTYLHVLHGEDAVFDWISSTGARPIIQALPEGLREEFVDQYKAALREAYPHTAHGTVFPFARVFAVARQAT from the coding sequence TTGAGCTGGGATCCGTCGCACTATTTGCAGTTCGCGGATGATCGTTCGCGGCCGTTCCTCGACCTCGTCGCGCGTATCCAAGGCGAGCCTCGCTCGATCGTTGACCTCGGCTGCGGGCCCGGGCAACTCACGGCAGTCCTTCGTACGAGATGGCCCGAAGCAACGATCCACGGCGTTGACTCGTCGCCCGAGATGATCGAGCGCGCCAACGCTGACAACCAGGATGGCGCTGCCTCGTACGAAGTCGCTGACGTCGCCACGTGGGCACCCGGCGGCGAAGTCGATGCGATCGTCTCGAATGCGCTGTTCCAGTGGGTGCCCGATCAGCTCGCCGTGATCGAACGCCTCAGCTCTTCCGTCGCGCCGGGCGGCACCTTCGCATTGCAGGTGCCGTTCAACTACACCGGCCCGAGCCACACGCTGCTGCACGAGATTTCGTCGCGCGGTCCGTATGCGAGCCACACCGAAGACCTGCACGGAGATCGCGGAACGCCGCCCGAGGCGTACCTCGAGCTGTTCAGCAATCTCGGCTGGCAGGTCGACGTGTGGGAGACGACGTACCTTCACGTGCTGCACGGTGAGGATGCGGTGTTCGACTGGATCTCGAGCACTGGAGCGCGACCGATCATTCAGGCGTTGCCCGAGGGTCTGCGCGAAGAGTTCGTCGACCAGTACAAAGCTGCACTCCGCGAGGCCTATCCGCACACTGCACACGGCACGGTCTTCCCGTTCGCCCGCGTCTTCGCCGTCGCCAGACAGGCGACCTAG
- the glmU gene encoding bifunctional UDP-N-acetylglucosamine diphosphorylase/glucosamine-1-phosphate N-acetyltransferase GlmU, with product MRISDVGSTPTRGAQPRRCDITRSEQAESEQVTAIVLAAGAGTRMKSAHAKVLHEVGGRSMIEHALRAVSGAGASTLVAVVGHERDQVSAAIDAFSSTVIHAVQENQRGTGHAVQIALDALDEAPTGTVLVTYGDVPLLSSETLAELLVDHRAAGRAVTILTAELDDPTGYGRILRNEAGDVTAIREDKDATDEQRAVREINSGIVAVEAAFLVDAIKRLESNNAQGELYLTDIAGLAFDEGRPVGAHLLEDVWQTEGVNDRAQLARLGRELNRRQTQHWMSEGVTIVDPETTWIDSAVTLAPDVTLMPGTQLLGATVVAEGATIGPDTTLRNVEVGANATVIRTHGSDAVIGADATVGPFAYLRPGTELGTKGKIGAFVETKNAHIGDGAKVPHLSYVGDAEIGEGTNIGAGTIFANYDGVNKHRTTVGKHARTASNNTFVAPVEIGDGAHTGAGTTVRKDIPPGALAVSKGEQRNIEGWVEQNRPDTTSAQAARDAKKDDSDGE from the coding sequence ATGCGGATTAGCGACGTAGGTTCGACTCCTACCCGGGGAGCTCAACCAAGGAGATGTGACATCACACGTTCTGAACAGGCAGAGTCTGAGCAGGTAACCGCGATCGTCCTCGCCGCTGGTGCTGGGACGCGGATGAAGTCCGCGCACGCCAAGGTTCTCCACGAGGTTGGTGGCCGCAGCATGATCGAGCACGCGCTGCGCGCCGTCAGCGGTGCAGGTGCCTCGACCCTCGTCGCTGTCGTCGGCCACGAGCGAGACCAGGTCTCCGCGGCAATCGACGCCTTCAGCTCGACGGTCATCCATGCAGTGCAGGAAAATCAGCGCGGCACTGGTCATGCGGTGCAGATCGCTCTCGACGCGCTGGATGAAGCGCCGACCGGCACGGTGCTCGTGACGTACGGCGACGTACCTCTGCTCTCCTCGGAGACCCTGGCCGAACTGCTCGTCGACCATCGCGCTGCCGGTCGCGCCGTCACGATCCTCACGGCCGAGCTCGACGATCCCACCGGCTATGGCCGCATCCTGCGCAATGAGGCGGGAGATGTCACCGCGATCCGCGAGGACAAGGACGCTACTGATGAGCAGCGTGCCGTCCGCGAGATCAACAGCGGAATCGTCGCCGTCGAGGCCGCCTTCCTGGTCGACGCCATCAAGCGTCTCGAATCCAACAACGCGCAGGGCGAGCTCTACCTGACCGACATCGCCGGCCTGGCCTTCGACGAGGGTCGCCCCGTCGGCGCTCACCTGCTCGAAGATGTATGGCAGACCGAAGGCGTCAACGATCGTGCCCAGCTCGCACGCCTAGGCCGCGAGCTCAACCGCCGCCAGACCCAGCACTGGATGAGCGAAGGCGTCACGATCGTCGATCCGGAGACCACGTGGATTGATTCGGCCGTGACACTCGCACCCGACGTCACGCTGATGCCCGGTACGCAGTTGCTCGGCGCCACCGTTGTCGCCGAGGGCGCGACGATCGGCCCGGACACCACACTCCGCAACGTCGAGGTGGGAGCCAACGCAACCGTCATCCGTACGCACGGCTCCGACGCCGTCATTGGCGCAGACGCAACGGTCGGACCCTTCGCGTACCTCCGCCCGGGCACCGAGCTCGGCACCAAGGGCAAGATCGGCGCTTTCGTCGAGACCAAGAACGCTCACATCGGCGACGGCGCCAAGGTGCCGCACCTGTCATACGTCGGCGACGCCGAGATCGGTGAGGGCACCAACATCGGCGCCGGCACGATCTTCGCCAACTACGACGGCGTCAACAAGCACCGCACCACCGTTGGCAAGCACGCCCGTACGGCGTCCAACAATACCTTCGTCGCGCCGGTCGAGATCGGCGATGGCGCGCATACCGGTGCCGGCACGACCGTACGCAAGGACATTCCGCCCGGGGCGCTTGCTGTCAGCAAGGGCGAACAGAGGAACATAGAGGGGTGGGTCGAGCAGAATCGACCTGACACCACCTCCGCCCAGGCAGCGCGTGACGCAAAGAAGGACGACTCAGATGGCGAGTAG
- a CDS encoding ribose-phosphate diphosphokinase: MASSISKRAPTKNLMLFSGRAHPVLAQEVADLLQIDLVPTTAYDFANGEIYVRFEESVRGCDAFIMQSHAQPINDAIMEQLLMIDALKRASAKRITVILPFYGYARQDKKHLGREPISARLMADLFLASGADRLMTVDLHTAQIQGFFDGPVDHLLAMPILTRYVKKKYGKKPLAVVSPDAGRIKVAESWASALGEAPLAFIHKTRDETKPNETKANRVVGEVEGRVCILVDDLIDTGGTIVQAAEALMADGAEDVVIVATHAVFSGPAVDRLKNSTACEVIVTNTLPLSDDQRFDKLTVLSIAPLLAQATAAVFEDGSVTSLFKN; this comes from the coding sequence ATGGCGAGTAGCATCTCGAAGCGCGCACCCACCAAGAACCTGATGCTGTTCTCGGGTCGCGCGCATCCCGTGCTCGCACAGGAAGTCGCTGACCTCCTCCAGATCGATCTCGTGCCGACGACGGCATACGACTTCGCCAACGGCGAGATCTACGTCCGCTTCGAAGAGTCCGTACGTGGCTGCGATGCGTTCATCATGCAGAGCCACGCGCAGCCCATCAACGACGCGATCATGGAGCAGCTGCTCATGATCGACGCGCTCAAGCGCGCTTCGGCCAAGCGCATCACCGTGATCCTGCCGTTCTACGGCTACGCCCGTCAGGACAAGAAGCACCTGGGCCGCGAACCCATCTCCGCCCGCCTGATGGCTGACCTGTTCCTCGCGTCCGGCGCCGACCGACTCATGACGGTCGACCTCCACACCGCTCAGATCCAGGGCTTCTTCGACGGCCCCGTTGACCACCTGCTGGCAATGCCAATCCTCACGCGCTACGTGAAGAAGAAGTACGGCAAGAAGCCGCTCGCCGTGGTCTCGCCTGACGCCGGTCGCATCAAGGTGGCCGAGTCGTGGGCCTCTGCCCTCGGTGAAGCGCCGCTGGCATTCATCCACAAGACTCGTGACGAGACCAAGCCCAATGAGACCAAGGCCAACCGCGTCGTCGGTGAGGTCGAGGGTCGCGTATGCATTCTGGTCGACGACCTCATCGACACCGGCGGAACGATTGTCCAGGCCGCCGAAGCACTGATGGCGGACGGTGCCGAGGATGTCGTGATCGTCGCAACGCATGCGGTGTTCTCCGGTCCTGCCGTTGATCGCCTCAAGAACTCGACAGCGTGCGAAGTCATCGTCACCAACACGCTGCCGTTGTCGGATGACCAGCGCTTCGACAAGCTCACGGTTCTCTCGATCGCCCCGCTGCTTGCGCAGGCCACCGCCGCGGTGTTCGAAGACGGCTCAGTCACCAGCCTCTTCAAGAACTAG
- a CDS encoding 50S ribosomal protein L25/general stress protein Ctc, with translation MAEIKIAAEARTEFGKGAARRIRRADNVPAVLYGHGSDPVHVTLPGHQLMLALKNSNALLTIDLGTEQHLAIPKQVQRDPIRGFIEHADLLIVRKGEKVTVDVRIHVVGEAIGGTLVVQENNTIAVEAEATHIPESFEVSIQGLDVGAQIHASDIELPSGSTLAVDPELLIVNITAAPTEAQLEAELAEAEAEAGIEHDAPEGEGDAPAEGDAEASSEGDAAESSESE, from the coding sequence ATGGCTGAGATCAAGATCGCCGCCGAGGCACGCACAGAGTTCGGCAAGGGCGCGGCCCGCCGCATCCGTCGTGCTGACAACGTCCCGGCCGTCCTTTATGGACACGGCTCCGACCCCGTGCACGTCACGCTTCCGGGTCACCAGCTCATGTTGGCTCTCAAGAACTCCAACGCGCTGCTGACGATCGACCTGGGCACCGAACAGCACCTCGCGATCCCCAAGCAGGTCCAGCGCGACCCGATTCGTGGCTTCATCGAGCACGCAGACCTCCTGATCGTCCGCAAGGGCGAGAAGGTCACGGTCGACGTCCGCATCCACGTGGTCGGCGAGGCGATCGGTGGCACGCTGGTCGTGCAGGAGAACAACACCATCGCCGTCGAGGCAGAGGCGACGCACATCCCCGAGTCCTTCGAGGTCTCGATCCAGGGACTCGACGTCGGCGCCCAGATTCACGCCAGCGACATCGAGCTGCCGTCCGGTTCGACCCTCGCAGTCGACCCCGAGCTCCTCATCGTCAACATCACCGCCGCACCCACCGAGGCTCAGCTCGAGGCAGAGCTTGCCGAGGCTGAGGCTGAGGCCGGCATCGAGCACGACGCTCCCGAAGGTGAGGGCGACGCCCCAGCTGAGGGCGACGCCGAGGCTTCGTCCGAGGGCGATGCGGCGGAGTCTTCCGAGTCAGAGTGA
- the pth gene encoding aminoacyl-tRNA hydrolase, whose amino-acid sequence MTWLIVGLGNPGSTYAATRHNVGYFVNDVLAERVGGSWKKHKSGLADVIEGHLAGERVVLGRSRSYMNESGGPVSALAKFYDVQPDHVIVIHDELDIDFGMLRIKFGGGDNGHNGLKSIRQSLDTGDFNRVRVGIGRPQGRQSVHDFVLKPFSTAERKDVPTYVEEAADAIESLITRGLEPTQSAFNR is encoded by the coding sequence GTGACCTGGTTGATCGTCGGGCTCGGCAATCCGGGCTCGACGTACGCCGCCACCCGCCACAACGTCGGGTACTTCGTGAACGACGTACTCGCGGAGCGGGTCGGCGGTTCGTGGAAGAAGCACAAGTCCGGCCTTGCCGACGTCATCGAGGGTCACCTCGCTGGTGAACGAGTCGTGCTCGGGCGCTCGCGTTCCTACATGAACGAGAGCGGCGGGCCTGTGTCGGCGTTGGCCAAGTTCTACGACGTCCAGCCCGATCACGTCATCGTGATCCACGATGAGCTCGACATCGACTTCGGCATGCTGCGCATCAAGTTCGGTGGCGGCGACAACGGCCATAACGGCCTGAAGTCGATCCGCCAGTCGCTCGACACGGGCGACTTCAATCGCGTACGCGTCGGCATCGGTCGTCCGCAGGGACGTCAGAGCGTGCATGACTTCGTGCTCAAGCCGTTCTCAACTGCTGAGCGGAAGGACGTGCCCACGTACGTCGAGGAAGCCGCCGACGCGATCGAAAGCCTCATCACGCGGGGACTAGAACCCACCCAGAGTGCGTTCAACCGGTAG